A single region of the Vicia villosa cultivar HV-30 ecotype Madison, WI linkage group LG4, Vvil1.0, whole genome shotgun sequence genome encodes:
- the LOC131598589 gene encoding probable carbohydrate esterase At4g34215: MSLMLLMFLCLLVVTCNATKDIFILAGQSNMVGQGGVYNRKWDGDVPKECKPSPSVLRLSAKLVWEEAREPLHRDIDVRKTCGIGPGLAFANEIVRMRGGGGRNVVGLVPCAVGGTRIEEWRKGAPLYNQLVKRSIKSVKNGGVIRALLWYQGESDTVREEDATIYKRRMKRFIMNIRSDLKLPNLLVIQVALASGQGKFTNMIRYAQLSIKLPNVMCVDAKGLRLEEDNLHLTSMSEVHLGIQLAHAYLASSNHHLNYTQIS, translated from the coding sequence ATGTCACTTATGCTTTTAATGTTTTTGTGTCTTTTGGTTGTAACATGCAACGCAACCAAAGACATATTCATATTGGCTGGACAAAGCAACATGGTTGGTCAAGGAGGTGTTTATAATAGGAAATGGGACGGTGATGTTCCAAAAGAGTGTAAGCCAAGCCCGTCAGTTTTGAGACTAAGTGCAAAACTAGTTTGGGAAGAAGCCCGTGAGCCTCTTCATAGAGATATCGATGTGAGAAAAACTTGTGGTATTGGGCCCGGACTTGCATTTGCAAACGAGATAGTTAGAATGAGAGGCGGTGGTGGTAGAAATGTTGTAGGACTTGTTCCTTGTGCTGTTGGTGGGACGAGAATTGAAGAGTGGAGAAAGGGTGCTCCGTTGTATAATCAATTGGTGAAACGATCTATTAAATCGGTTAAGAATGGTGGTGTAATAAGAGCACTTCTTTGGTATCAAGGTGAAAGTGATACTGTTAGAGAAGAAGATGCTACGATTTATAAGAGAAGAATGAAGAGATTTATCATGAATATTCGATCCGATCTTAAACTTCCAAATCTCCTTGTTATTCAGGTAGCACTTGCATCAGGACAAGGCAAGTTTACAAATATGATAAGATATGCTCAATTGAGTATCAAACTTCCTAATGTCATGTGTGTTGATGCTAAAGGATTGCGTCTCGAGGAAGATAATCTTCATCTTACATCAATGTCTGAGGTTCATTTGGGCATTCAGCTGGCTCATGCCTATCTCGCTTCCTCCAATCATCACTTAAATTATACACAAATTAGTTAA